One Lucilia cuprina isolate Lc7/37 chromosome 4, ASM2204524v1, whole genome shotgun sequence DNA segment encodes these proteins:
- the LOC111684367 gene encoding uncharacterized protein LOC111684367: MQKIIIFIFLATIVWQINAQKLSGADYAKAVDILKSGLSQLSEKDGPNFTLSGVEVAFKFIPHIIYNFDTELLLPTGNFDLCTVEVSLSQLNDKQTLVVINCSGKEMVRKVIPGTIEI; this comes from the exons AtgcagaaaataataatttttattttccttgcCACAATAGTATGGCAAATCAATGCTCAGAAG TTATCTGGTGCAGATTATGCAAAAGCTGTAGATATACTTAAAAGTGGCCTAAGTCAATTGAGTGAAAAAGATGGTCCTAACTTTAC tctAAGTGGTGTCGAAGTTGCCTTTAAATTTATACCAcacataatttataattttgatacGGAACTTTTGCTGCCAACTGGTAATTTCGATTTATGTACGGTGGAAGTTTCGCTAAGTCAACTTAATGACAAACAAACTTTAGTTGTAATCAATTGTAGTGGCAAGGAAATGGTTAGAAAGGTTATTCCAGGAaccattgaaatttaa
- the Osi6 gene encoding keratin, type II cytoskeletal 3: MKFFVATTCVLLLASGILANPAATKDNSGEQTSAFAHCLESDSISCLQLTLFRKARSIFENPQIELFGGVSLIKANEGRQGKSLDESARAVEAAPSIEARNSEIGNYMLTNAKNFFAERSLNFNFANAARSVARAIPDDIKADLRELVVESRTKKKKLIKKFLPILLGVGAKVAVLAVGAIFGLLFLAKKALVVSVIAFFLALAAGASSGLSRIGGGSGGLLGGLGGLFGGKSSGAATSGASSGGWSSGGGAPTGGWSSGSSSGWDTHGAYSSPVAQTIAYSGYKQARR, encoded by the exons atgaaattctTTGTTGCTACAACTTGTGTGCTTTTATTAGCTTCCGGCATCCTTGCCAATCCCGCTGCCACTAAGGATAACAGTGGTGAACAAACAAGTGCCTTTGCCCACTGCTTGGAATCTGACTCAATTTCGTGTTTACAATTAACG CTCTTCCGTAAAGCCAGATCCATCTTCGAAAATCCCCAAATTGAATTGTTCGGTGGTGTCTCTTTGATCAAGGCTAATGAAGGTCGTCAAGGTAAATCTTTGGATGAAAGTGCTCGTGCCGTAGAAGCTGCTCCCAGCATTGAAGCCCGCAACTCTGAAATCGGCAATTATATGTTAACCAATGCCAAGAACTTCTTTGCTGAACGCTCATTGAACTTCAACTTTGCCAATGCTGCCCGCTCTGTTGCCCGTGCCATTCCCGATGACATCAAGGCTGATTTACGTGAATTGGTTGTTGAATCCCGTACCAAGAAGAAGAAGTTGATCAAGAAATTCTTGCCAATCTTGTTGGGTGTCGGTGCTAAGGTTGCTGTTTTGGCTGTTGGTGCTATCTTCGGTTTGTTGTTCTTGGCCAAGAAGGCTCTCGTTGTCTCCGTTATTGCCTTCTTCTTGGCCTTGGCTGCCGGTGCTAGCAGTGGCTTGAGCCGTATCGGTGGTGGATCCGGTGGTCTTTTGGGCGGTCTCGGTGGTTTGTTCGGTGGCAAGAGCTCTGGTGCTGCTACCTCTGGTGCTAGCTCTGGTGGTTGGTCCTCCGGCGGTGGTGCTCCTACCGGCGGTTGGTCTTCTGGCAGCAGCTCCGGCTGGGATACCCATGGTGCCTACAGCTCTCCCGTTGCCCAAACCATTGCTTACTCCGGCTACAAGCAAGCCAGACGATaa
- the LOC111684386 gene encoding uncharacterized protein LOC111684386: protein MFKIIAPIFFATFLLKSNAEKLFGKDFENAAVILHTALNKINENGEELYTSRGIDAIYKFIPNEIYTYEASVRDSNDNQKSCQITISFSYSDANALMTIKCEGETEFTRKIVNEKPVVPDS from the exons atgtttaaaattatcgCTCCCATTTTCTTCGCAACATTTTTGCTAAAGAGTAATGctgaaaaa TTATTTGGCAAAGATTTTGAGAATGCTGCTGTTATATTACATACAGCTTTGAATAAGATTAATGAAAACGGAGAAGAACTCTATAC TTCACGCGGCATAGATGCAATTTACAAATTCATACCCAATGAAATTTACACTTATGAAGCCTCGGTGAGGGATTCTAACGATAATCAAAAGAGTTGCCAGATAACGATATCGTTCAGTTATAGTGATGCAAATGCTCTGATGACTATAAAATGTGAAGGTGAAACTGAATTCACTAGAAAAATCGTTAATGAGAAGCCTGTTGTTCCTGATTCAtaa